The following coding sequences lie in one Chryseobacterium culicis genomic window:
- a CDS encoding 2OG-Fe(II) oxygenase: MEKTELHPQIFLIEDFLSETECDQYISLSQEKVFEEAKINVFGRQQMNKGIRNNDRLMIFDTAMAQDLFDKASQFLPQKCDGYQLFNFNEMLRVYKYAPGQQFKMHRDGSYIRNEKEKSFYTFMIYLNDNFEGGETEFENLFTVAPKKGTALIFHHPLRHEGKTLISGLKYVLRTDIMYSKV, translated from the coding sequence ATGGAAAAAACAGAACTACACCCGCAGATATTTCTGATAGAAGATTTTCTTTCTGAAACCGAATGTGATCAGTACATCAGTCTTTCACAGGAAAAGGTTTTTGAAGAAGCAAAGATCAATGTATTTGGACGCCAGCAAATGAATAAAGGAATCAGAAATAATGACCGATTGATGATTTTTGATACTGCAATGGCTCAAGATCTTTTTGACAAAGCCAGCCAGTTCTTACCTCAGAAATGTGATGGATATCAGCTTTTTAACTTTAATGAGATGCTCAGAGTTTATAAATATGCTCCCGGACAGCAATTCAAAATGCACAGAGACGGAAGCTATATCCGAAATGAGAAAGAGAAAAGCTTTTATACCTTTATGATCTATCTGAATGATAATTTTGAAGGTGGAGAAACAGAGTTTGAGAACCTATTTACAGTAGCTCCCAAAAAAGGAACTGCTCTTATCTTTCATCACCCTTTAAGACATGAAGGAAAGACTTTAATCAGCGGACTAAAATATGTGTTGAGAACAGATATCATGTACTCAAAAGTATAA
- a CDS encoding NADAR family protein — translation MKYTIQNITERFQKKERIKFLFFWGHSAKDIITKSCFSQWFPGRFEENGIIYKTAEHYMMAGKARLFNDPETEAEILKSDTPNQAKALGRKVKNFDPKRWDEHKYEMVTQGNLLKFSQNQKFKDFLLSTGDKILVEASPYDRIWGIGMLETDSRAENPLLWNGENLLGFALMEVRDQLRR, via the coding sequence ATGAAATACACCATACAAAATATTACAGAACGATTTCAGAAGAAGGAAAGGATAAAATTTCTTTTTTTCTGGGGACATTCAGCAAAAGATATTATTACCAAATCATGTTTCAGTCAATGGTTTCCGGGAAGATTTGAAGAAAACGGGATCATTTATAAGACTGCAGAACATTATATGATGGCTGGAAAAGCCAGATTGTTTAATGATCCTGAAACGGAAGCGGAAATTTTAAAGTCGGATACTCCTAACCAGGCAAAAGCTCTGGGAAGAAAAGTAAAAAACTTTGATCCGAAACGTTGGGATGAGCATAAATATGAAATGGTAACACAAGGAAACCTTTTGAAGTTCTCTCAGAATCAGAAATTTAAAGATTTTCTTTTGTCAACAGGAGATAAAATTCTGGTAGAAGCAAGTCCCTATGACAGAATCTGGGGCATCGGAATGCTGGAAACAGATAGCAGAGCTGAGAATCCTTTATTATGGAACGGAGAAAACCTTTTAGGATTTGCTTTGATGGAAGTAAGAGATCAGTTAAGAAGGTAA